The proteins below come from a single Zhouia spongiae genomic window:
- a CDS encoding amidohydrolase family protein yields MIHYCNKAVILSLLIIPLTFFAQNNEKWDVNKPSDWKLKEHTFTTNEGTWMNLDVSPDGKSIVFDMLGDIYLIPVSGGKAKALRTGLAYEVQPRFSPDGKQISFTSDAGGGDNIWIMDTDGKNARQITKESFRLLNNAVWTPDGNYLVARKHFTSGRSLGAGEMWQYHITGGSGFQLTKRKNDQQDVNEPSVSPDGRYLYFSEDMAPGGAFEYNRDPNKQIYVIKRYDLETGEIKTVTGGPGGAARPAISRDGKKLAFIKRVRTKSVLYIHDLETREEWPVYDNLSKDQQTAWAIFGVYPNISWMPDNEEIVFWAKGKLHKVNIKSTEVTEIPFTVNADIKIAETVHFNNSIPDKDFTVRVIKDAKTSPDGKTLVFSAVGHIWSKKLPNGKPQRLTTNDTDFEFEPSFSPDGNEIVYVTWNDENLGAIYKTNTSKVGNPVKLTSQKGIYRTPSFSNDGKTIVFQKENGNSDMGYTYTLKSGIYTISANGGDPKHLVSEGAYPAFASDNQRIFYQTGGEYFGNLTKSLKSVDLNGKDERTHLTSKYANRLVPSPDNKWIAFTHLHKAYLAPLVINGQTIDIDNNSKNIPVSQISKDAGVNLHWSPDSKIIYWTLGEEYFTNEVAERFTFLDGSPKEIPEITTKGTPINLKVAVDKPKGKIAFTNARIITMEGDQIIENGTIVIHNNKIEAVGPSSDIKVPSDAKVYDATGKTIMPGIVDAHAHVGGFRNGLNTQKHWQFYANLAFGVTTSHDPSANTEAIFSLAELVRSGEMAGPRIFSTGFILYGADGDFKAVINNLEDARSAIRRTKAFGAQSVKSYNQPRRDQRQQIMQAAKEYGINVVPEGGSTFFHNMTMIMDGHTGVEHNIPVAPVYKDIIELWSNSKVGYTPTLIVNYGGVNGEFYWYQKTNVWENNKLLSFTPRGIIDSRSRHRMMIPDEEYENGHILTSKAVNTLAENGVKVNLGAHGQLQGLGAHWELWNIQQGGMSNLEALKTATINPANYIGAGKYIGSLKAGKLADLIVLTENPLENIRNSESVEYTMVNGRLYDTKTMNETGNHNKERGKFYWENNKYNASFPWHEEAKSFTIPGCGCHVGHQ; encoded by the coding sequence ATGATTCACTATTGCAATAAAGCTGTAATTCTTAGCCTATTGATCATCCCCCTTACATTTTTCGCACAGAACAATGAAAAATGGGATGTGAATAAGCCTTCAGACTGGAAACTTAAAGAACATACATTTACCACAAACGAAGGTACCTGGATGAATTTAGATGTAAGTCCGGATGGAAAGTCAATTGTCTTCGATATGTTAGGTGACATTTACCTCATACCGGTCTCCGGGGGAAAGGCGAAGGCATTAAGAACCGGTTTAGCTTATGAAGTACAGCCCCGGTTTTCTCCGGATGGCAAACAGATTTCCTTTACCAGCGATGCCGGCGGAGGCGATAATATCTGGATCATGGATACAGATGGAAAAAATGCCAGGCAAATCACCAAAGAAAGCTTCAGATTGTTAAATAATGCCGTTTGGACTCCTGACGGAAACTACCTTGTTGCCAGAAAACATTTTACTTCCGGACGTTCTTTAGGAGCCGGCGAAATGTGGCAATACCACATAACAGGGGGCAGTGGATTTCAACTTACCAAAAGGAAGAACGACCAGCAGGATGTAAACGAACCTTCTGTTTCTCCGGATGGCAGATACCTGTATTTTTCAGAAGACATGGCCCCGGGAGGTGCTTTCGAATACAACAGAGATCCCAATAAACAGATTTATGTAATTAAACGTTACGATTTGGAAACAGGTGAAATTAAAACCGTCACCGGAGGACCGGGTGGAGCCGCCAGGCCTGCCATTTCCAGAGATGGAAAAAAACTAGCCTTCATAAAACGTGTAAGAACAAAATCGGTTCTTTATATACACGATTTGGAAACCAGAGAGGAATGGCCTGTGTATGATAATCTTAGTAAGGACCAGCAGACGGCATGGGCTATTTTTGGCGTTTATCCGAATATTAGCTGGATGCCTGATAATGAAGAAATTGTTTTTTGGGCAAAAGGAAAACTTCATAAGGTAAACATCAAATCTACTGAAGTGACGGAAATACCTTTTACTGTAAATGCTGATATTAAAATTGCAGAAACAGTTCATTTTAACAATTCAATCCCGGATAAAGATTTCACAGTCAGAGTAATCAAAGACGCTAAAACATCGCCAGATGGGAAGACTCTGGTATTTAGCGCCGTAGGGCACATCTGGAGCAAAAAGCTACCAAACGGAAAACCACAAAGATTAACAACCAATGATACGGATTTTGAATTTGAACCGTCATTTTCTCCAGACGGAAATGAAATTGTTTACGTAACCTGGAACGATGAAAACCTTGGAGCGATATACAAAACAAACACTTCAAAAGTTGGTAATCCGGTAAAATTAACCTCGCAAAAAGGTATCTATAGAACCCCCTCTTTTTCCAATGACGGAAAGACCATTGTCTTCCAAAAAGAGAACGGCAACAGCGACATGGGATATACCTATACCCTGAAATCCGGAATTTACACGATTTCTGCCAATGGAGGTGATCCGAAACATCTTGTATCAGAAGGCGCATATCCTGCCTTCGCAAGTGACAATCAACGAATTTTTTATCAGACGGGTGGTGAATACTTTGGCAACCTCACCAAATCATTAAAGAGTGTCGACCTGAACGGAAAGGACGAAAGAACACATTTAACATCTAAATACGCAAACCGGTTAGTACCAAGTCCGGACAACAAATGGATTGCATTTACCCATTTGCACAAAGCATACCTGGCACCATTGGTCATAAACGGACAAACAATTGACATCGACAACAATTCAAAAAACATCCCTGTTTCTCAAATCTCAAAAGACGCCGGAGTTAACCTGCATTGGTCTCCCGACAGTAAAATCATTTACTGGACTTTAGGAGAGGAGTACTTTACCAATGAAGTGGCCGAACGATTTACGTTTCTTGATGGTTCGCCAAAAGAAATTCCTGAAATCACAACAAAAGGCACGCCGATAAACTTAAAAGTAGCTGTCGATAAACCCAAAGGTAAAATTGCATTTACAAATGCCCGTATTATTACCATGGAAGGCGATCAGATTATTGAAAACGGAACTATTGTAATTCATAATAATAAAATTGAAGCTGTTGGACCTTCAAGCGACATCAAAGTACCTTCTGATGCCAAGGTTTATGATGCTACCGGAAAGACCATCATGCCGGGGATCGTTGACGCGCATGCGCATGTCGGTGGTTTCAGAAATGGTTTAAACACCCAAAAACATTGGCAGTTTTATGCCAATCTTGCCTTTGGAGTTACCACTTCTCACGATCCTTCCGCTAATACAGAAGCCATTTTCTCCTTAGCAGAACTTGTAAGAAGCGGAGAGATGGCCGGGCCTCGGATATTTTCAACAGGATTCATTTTGTATGGTGCTGATGGCGACTTCAAAGCAGTAATCAACAATCTGGAAGACGCACGTTCTGCCATCAGGCGCACAAAAGCTTTCGGAGCTCAGTCTGTTAAAAGCTACAACCAACCACGCCGCGATCAACGGCAACAAATCATGCAAGCTGCAAAAGAATACGGAATCAATGTAGTTCCTGAAGGGGGCTCTACTTTCTTTCACAACATGACAATGATCATGGATGGTCATACAGGGGTTGAACATAATATTCCGGTTGCTCCGGTTTATAAAGACATCATTGAATTGTGGAGCAATAGCAAGGTTGGATATACCCCTACCCTGATTGTGAACTACGGAGGAGTGAACGGAGAGTTTTACTGGTATCAGAAAACCAATGTCTGGGAAAATAACAAATTACTGAGTTTTACCCCCAGAGGTATTATTGATTCAAGATCAAGACATCGTATGATGATCCCTGACGAAGAATACGAAAACGGCCATATTTTAACCTCAAAGGCTGTCAACACTTTGGCTGAAAATGGTGTAAAAGTAAACCTTGGTGCTCATGGACAACTCCAGGGATTAGGTGCACATTGGGAATTATGGAATATTCAGCAAGGCGGAATGAGCAATCTGGAAGCCTTGAAAACCGCCACCATTAATCCGGCTAACTATATCGGAGCAGGCAAATACATCGGCTCACTTAAAGCGGGAAAACTGGCCGATTTGATTGTACTGACCGAGAACCCGTTGGAAAACATCAGAAATTCTGAATCTGTGGAGTACACAATGGTGAATGGAAGACTCTATGATACCAAAACCATGAATGAAACGGGAAATCACAATAAAGAAAGAGGAAAGTTCTACTGGGAAAACAATAAATATAATGCATCTTTTCCCTGGCATGAAGAAGCAAAAAGCTTTACCATTCCTGGTTGCGGATGTCATGTTGGACATCAATAA
- a CDS encoding 30S ribosomal protein S16 has translation MPVKIRLQRHGRKGKPFYWVVAADSRAKRDGKFLEKLGTYNPNTNPAQIELDVDSSVKWLQNGAQPSDTARRILSYKGVLLKHHLLGGVAKGALTEEQAQAKFEAWLEEKAGKVDAKKDDLAKAKEDAKAKALEAEKEVNEKRKAAQAESEAEANTEEATEDTVAEATEEAPAAETDENKEAEA, from the coding sequence ATGCCAGTTAAAATCAGATTACAAAGACACGGTAGAAAAGGAAAACCTTTTTACTGGGTAGTAGCTGCGGATAGCCGCGCTAAAAGAGATGGTAAATTCTTAGAAAAACTGGGAACTTACAATCCAAACACTAACCCTGCTCAAATTGAGCTGGATGTAGATTCTTCCGTAAAGTGGTTACAGAATGGTGCTCAACCAAGCGACACCGCAAGAAGAATCCTTTCTTACAAGGGTGTACTTTTAAAGCATCACTTACTTGGTGGTGTAGCTAAAGGCGCTTTAACTGAAGAGCAAGCTCAAGCTAAATTTGAAGCTTGGTTAGAAGAAAAAGCCGGAAAAGTTGATGCTAAGAAAGACGATCTAGCTAAAGCAAAAGAAGATGCTAAAGCAAAAGCTCTTGAAGCTGAAAAAGAAGTAAACGAGAAGCGTAAAGCTGCTCAAGCTGAATCAGAGGCAGAAGCCAATACTGAAGAAGCTACAGAAGACACGGTTGCTGAAGCTACAGAAGAAGCTCCAGCTGCAGAAACTGATGAAAACAAAGAAGCGGAAGCTTAA
- the rimM gene encoding ribosome maturation factor RimM (Essential for efficient processing of 16S rRNA), with amino-acid sequence MRKEECFYLGKIVKKFSFKGEVLVKLDTDEPELYENLESVFIAHGNNLVPFFIEQSSLQKSNLLRLKLEEVDTEADADALMKSELYLPLEFLPKLTGNQFYYHEIIGFTIEDQNYGIVGTITGVNDTTSQALFEIDRDGKEILIPVNDKFIIEIDRNNKKIIVNTPEGLIDLYL; translated from the coding sequence ATGAGAAAAGAAGAATGCTTCTATCTCGGTAAGATTGTTAAAAAATTTAGTTTTAAAGGTGAAGTCCTTGTCAAATTAGACACCGATGAGCCTGAACTATACGAAAATCTGGAATCAGTGTTTATTGCTCATGGCAATAACCTGGTTCCTTTTTTTATCGAACAATCTTCCCTACAGAAATCAAACCTGCTTCGTCTAAAACTGGAAGAGGTAGACACGGAGGCTGATGCCGATGCTCTTATGAAATCGGAATTGTACCTCCCGCTGGAGTTTTTACCCAAGCTAACAGGAAACCAGTTCTATTATCATGAAATCATAGGTTTTACCATTGAAGATCAAAATTATGGTATTGTAGGCACTATTACGGGTGTAAATGACACTACCTCGCAAGCTCTCTTTGAGATCGACAGAGACGGGAAAGAAATTTTAATCCCTGTAAATGATAAATTCATTATAGAGATTGATCGTAACAATAAAAAAATTATTGTCAACACCCCGGAGGGATTGATTGATCTTTATCTATAA
- a CDS encoding tRNA1(Val) (adenine(37)-N6)-methyltransferase: MSNPFKFKKFSIVQDRCAMKVGTDGVLLGAWTPVNHNPNSVLDIGAGTGLLSLMLAQRCHAELIDALEIDDDAFEQCVENFEASPWSDRLFCYHAGFDEFVDEIDDRYDLIISNPPFYTEQVLSGSQQRDTARNSFSLPFKELMAGAAKLLSHKGLFCCIIPFKEEQKLIELGNKNKLYPNKITRVKGTPDTEIKRSLIAFSFHEPELEISELIIEIERHQYTQDYIDLTKDFYLKM, encoded by the coding sequence ATGAGTAATCCATTCAAATTCAAGAAGTTTAGTATTGTTCAGGACCGATGCGCCATGAAGGTAGGCACAGATGGTGTTTTACTAGGAGCATGGACCCCTGTAAACCATAACCCGAATTCCGTACTGGACATCGGAGCCGGAACCGGCTTGCTATCACTTATGCTTGCACAGCGCTGTCATGCCGAACTAATAGATGCTCTGGAGATAGATGATGACGCATTTGAACAGTGTGTAGAAAATTTTGAAGCATCACCCTGGAGTGATCGTTTGTTTTGTTACCATGCAGGGTTTGATGAGTTTGTAGATGAAATTGACGATCGGTATGATCTTATCATCTCCAACCCGCCGTTTTATACCGAACAGGTTTTAAGCGGCAGCCAACAAAGGGATACAGCAAGAAACTCCTTTTCCCTTCCTTTTAAAGAACTCATGGCAGGGGCTGCCAAATTACTGTCCCATAAAGGGTTATTTTGTTGCATTATTCCTTTTAAAGAAGAACAAAAACTCATAGAGTTAGGCAATAAGAACAAGTTATACCCGAATAAAATCACCCGTGTTAAAGGCACTCCCGACACTGAGATTAAACGAAGCCTGATAGCTTTTTCATTTCATGAGCCTGAATTGGAAATTTCAGAACTCATCATAGAGATAGAACGCCATCAATACACTCAGGATTACATCGATCTCACCAAAGATTTTTATTTAAAAATGTAA
- a CDS encoding GH92 family glycosyl hydrolase, whose amino-acid sequence MRSILTIILAVCCQFTIAQDIFIDKVTDPVDWASPLMGTDSKHSLSNGNVYPAIALPWGMNFWTPQTGKMGDGWAYMYTADKIRGFKQTHQPSPWMNDYGQFSIMPVTGKLRFTEDDRASWFSHKTEVVKPHYYKVYLADHDVTTEITPTERAARFRFTFPETEQAHIVVDAFDKGSFVKIIPEENKVIGYTTKNSGGVPENFKNYFVIEFDKPFSGSNTFNGSQLNNSNELKGEHAGAVISFNTKKGETVNAKVASSFISYEQAERNLNEIGPDNFDQVKEKGRNIWNKELSRIKVEGGTADQIKVFYSCLYRSLLFPRKFFEYDADGNVVHYSPYNGKVLLGYMFTDTGFWDTFRSLFPFLNLMYPELNAQMQEGLANAYKESGWLPEWASPGLRNVMIGNNSASVVADAYLKIDSKHKYDIETLYEAVIHGANNAGPLTAVGRAGVEHYNKLGYVPYDVDINENAARTLEYAYDDFTIYQLAKALNRPKKEIRLYRKRSLNYKNLFDPETKLMRGKNKNGEFMKPFNPFKWGDAFTEGNSWHYTWSVFHDIEGLIDLMGGKNEFVNQLDKVFSLPPVFDESYYGFVIHEIREMQIANMGQYAHGNQPIQHMIYLYNYAGEPWKTQYWVRETMNRMYTPTPDGYCGDEDNGQTSAWYVFSSMGFYPVCPATDEYILGAPLFRKVTLELENGKAVVINAADNNARNRYIQNASFNGKNYTKNYISHKELMKGAVINFEMGSKPNKSRGINKTDFPYSLSNE is encoded by the coding sequence ATGAGGTCAATTCTAACTATAATACTGGCTGTCTGTTGCCAGTTTACTATTGCACAAGATATTTTTATAGATAAAGTAACCGATCCGGTTGACTGGGCCAGTCCACTTATGGGCACTGACTCCAAACACAGTCTTTCCAACGGAAATGTATATCCTGCCATTGCCCTTCCTTGGGGAATGAATTTCTGGACTCCACAAACAGGTAAAATGGGAGACGGATGGGCATATATGTATACTGCCGATAAGATAAGAGGTTTTAAACAAACCCATCAGCCTTCACCCTGGATGAACGATTACGGACAATTCTCTATCATGCCGGTTACCGGAAAACTTCGTTTTACAGAAGACGACAGAGCCAGTTGGTTTTCTCATAAAACCGAGGTAGTAAAACCCCATTACTATAAAGTATACCTTGCCGATCACGATGTAACTACTGAAATCACTCCTACTGAACGCGCTGCCAGATTTCGTTTTACCTTTCCCGAAACAGAGCAGGCACATATTGTTGTGGATGCTTTTGACAAAGGGTCGTTCGTAAAAATCATACCCGAAGAAAATAAGGTTATCGGATACACCACAAAAAACAGTGGCGGTGTACCGGAAAACTTTAAAAATTACTTTGTAATTGAGTTTGACAAGCCTTTTTCAGGGTCAAACACCTTTAATGGCTCACAATTAAATAATAGCAACGAATTAAAAGGAGAGCATGCCGGCGCCGTAATAAGCTTCAACACAAAAAAAGGCGAAACTGTAAATGCTAAAGTAGCTTCTTCATTTATCAGTTATGAGCAAGCAGAAAGAAACCTCAATGAGATTGGCCCTGATAATTTTGATCAGGTTAAAGAAAAAGGAAGGAACATATGGAACAAAGAACTTAGCAGAATAAAAGTTGAAGGAGGTACTGCAGATCAAATTAAAGTCTTCTACTCCTGCCTCTACCGCTCATTGTTATTTCCAAGAAAATTCTTTGAGTACGATGCTGATGGAAATGTTGTTCATTACAGTCCGTATAACGGAAAAGTACTACTAGGTTATATGTTTACCGACACCGGGTTCTGGGACACCTTCAGATCTCTATTCCCTTTTCTAAACCTAATGTATCCCGAACTAAATGCTCAGATGCAGGAAGGTCTCGCCAATGCATATAAAGAAAGCGGATGGCTTCCTGAATGGGCCAGCCCTGGACTCCGCAATGTTATGATCGGAAACAATTCAGCTTCAGTTGTAGCTGATGCATACCTTAAAATAGACAGCAAACATAAGTACGATATCGAAACCCTGTATGAGGCTGTAATACACGGCGCTAACAATGCAGGTCCATTAACAGCTGTGGGACGTGCAGGAGTTGAACACTACAACAAACTAGGTTATGTTCCATATGATGTTGACATCAATGAGAATGCAGCAAGAACACTTGAATATGCATACGACGATTTCACCATATACCAGTTAGCAAAAGCGCTTAACAGACCAAAAAAAGAAATCAGATTATATAGAAAACGCAGTTTGAACTATAAAAATCTATTTGATCCTGAGACAAAATTAATGCGTGGAAAAAATAAGAATGGTGAATTTATGAAACCTTTCAATCCATTCAAATGGGGTGATGCATTCACTGAAGGCAACAGCTGGCATTACACCTGGTCCGTTTTCCATGACATAGAAGGTCTGATTGATCTGATGGGTGGTAAAAACGAGTTTGTAAATCAACTGGACAAAGTATTTAGCCTTCCTCCGGTTTTCGATGAGAGTTACTATGGTTTTGTCATCCATGAGATCAGAGAAATGCAAATTGCCAATATGGGACAATATGCACATGGTAACCAGCCGATACAACACATGATATATCTGTATAACTATGCCGGTGAACCCTGGAAAACACAATATTGGGTACGAGAAACTATGAACCGGATGTACACACCAACCCCGGATGGTTATTGCGGCGATGAAGACAATGGACAAACATCTGCCTGGTATGTGTTTTCATCTATGGGCTTTTACCCTGTATGTCCTGCTACGGATGAATACATTCTGGGAGCTCCCCTGTTCAGAAAAGTCACATTGGAACTGGAAAACGGCAAAGCAGTTGTTATTAATGCTGCTGATAACAATGCCCGAAACAGGTATATTCAAAACGCTTCTTTCAATGGGAAAAACTACACCAAAAACTATATCAGTCATAAAGAACTAATGAAAGGCGCTGTTATAAATTTTGAAATGGGAAGCAAACCTAATAAAAGTCGAGGAATCAATAAGACTGACTTCCCTTACTCTTTGTCAAATGAGTAA
- a CDS encoding GMC family oxidoreductase, translating into MSFQIKKSTKEYDICIVGSGAGGGMATKILSEAGFKIALLEAGPDFDPANPEQQTQFKWPYESPRRGAGTSRPFGDFDMAYGGWEIDGEPYTRKNGTKFDWFRSRMVGGRTNHWGRISLRFGPLDFKRKDYDGKGDNWPISYNDVKPYYDKVDKLIGVFGTKENLPNEPDGYFLPPPKPRLHELYIKKAGLKTGLPVIPSRLSILTKRIDNRRGACFYCKQCSRSCSIYGDFSSSSVLVKPALEYDNVDLYVNAMVREVLTDENGKATGVSYINKVDLQEYSVKAKVVILAASACGSARILLNSKSSRFPNGLANSSGVAGKYLHDSTGASRSALIPSMMDRKRYNEDGVGGMHLYVPWWLNDSKNLGFTRGYHIEFYGGMGMPGYGTGFGMENLNGLVPGKDGKMKKPGGYGLDLKNDVKRFYGAIVGMAGRGESIPQKDNYCEIDPNVVDKYGIPVLRFNYNWTDEERKQARHMHETFEELIHNMGGIALGEKPGKETDYGLDVPGRIIHEVGTTRMGNDPKTSVLNKYSQAHDVPNLFVMDGGSFVSQADKNPTWTILALAWRASEYLTEEIKKMNL; encoded by the coding sequence ATGTCCTTTCAAATCAAAAAATCAACCAAAGAATATGATATCTGCATAGTAGGTTCCGGAGCCGGGGGTGGAATGGCAACAAAAATTCTGTCTGAGGCCGGATTTAAAATTGCCTTATTGGAAGCCGGACCCGATTTTGATCCGGCAAACCCCGAACAGCAGACACAATTTAAATGGCCCTATGAATCTCCCAGAAGAGGAGCAGGGACAAGCAGACCCTTTGGCGATTTTGATATGGCATATGGCGGTTGGGAAATAGACGGAGAACCATATACTCGTAAAAACGGGACTAAATTCGATTGGTTCCGTTCCAGAATGGTCGGTGGGCGAACTAATCACTGGGGACGCATCTCACTTCGTTTCGGGCCTTTGGATTTTAAGCGGAAAGACTATGACGGCAAAGGAGACAACTGGCCCATCAGTTACAACGACGTTAAACCCTATTACGACAAGGTAGACAAGCTTATAGGGGTATTTGGCACCAAAGAGAACTTACCTAATGAACCTGACGGATACTTTCTTCCGCCTCCAAAACCAAGATTACACGAACTATATATTAAAAAGGCAGGACTAAAAACAGGGTTGCCTGTTATACCATCTCGCTTATCAATACTCACAAAAAGAATCGATAACCGCAGAGGGGCTTGCTTCTATTGCAAACAATGCTCCAGGTCGTGCAGTATTTATGGCGATTTTTCATCCTCTTCAGTTTTAGTAAAGCCCGCCCTGGAATATGACAACGTAGACCTTTATGTAAATGCCATGGTAAGAGAAGTTCTTACCGATGAGAACGGAAAAGCCACCGGAGTTTCTTATATAAACAAAGTAGATTTACAGGAATATTCAGTAAAGGCAAAAGTCGTTATTCTCGCTGCCAGTGCCTGCGGGTCGGCAAGGATATTACTAAATTCCAAATCGTCAAGATTTCCAAACGGATTAGCCAATTCAAGCGGGGTAGCAGGGAAATACCTTCACGATTCTACCGGAGCTTCAAGATCGGCTCTAATTCCATCGATGATGGATCGGAAACGCTACAACGAAGACGGCGTAGGTGGTATGCACCTCTATGTACCGTGGTGGTTAAATGACAGTAAAAACCTGGGCTTCACCCGCGGCTATCATATCGAATTCTACGGAGGGATGGGAATGCCGGGCTACGGAACAGGTTTTGGCATGGAGAACCTGAATGGCCTTGTTCCCGGCAAAGACGGCAAAATGAAAAAGCCGGGGGGCTACGGACTCGACCTTAAAAACGACGTCAAACGTTTTTATGGTGCCATTGTCGGTATGGCAGGACGTGGCGAGAGTATTCCTCAAAAAGACAACTATTGTGAGATAGACCCTAATGTGGTCGATAAATATGGCATCCCCGTTCTCCGGTTTAATTATAACTGGACAGATGAGGAAAGAAAACAGGCCAGACACATGCATGAAACCTTCGAAGAGCTCATTCACAACATGGGCGGGATCGCCTTGGGAGAAAAACCGGGCAAAGAAACAGACTACGGACTGGATGTTCCGGGCAGAATCATACATGAAGTAGGAACCACCAGAATGGGTAACGACCCTAAAACATCGGTACTGAACAAATACAGCCAGGCACACGATGTTCCAAACTTGTTTGTAATGGATGGCGGCTCATTCGTTTCGCAAGCAGACAAAAATCCTACATGGACCATTTTGGCCCTGGCATGGAGAGCGTCTGAATACCTGACAGAAGAAATTAAAAAAATGAACCTCTAA
- a CDS encoding gluconate 2-dehydrogenase subunit 3 family protein has translation MDRRKSLKAMVAGTVTSGFMFSGCLTDSEEKPATAEIPQPDTGAGGYGRTPEELARDQELYKKTFFNDHEIATLTVLSDIIIPADDTSPSASEVKVPEFIAFIVKDMPYHQTPIRGGLMWLDHESNKRFDKIFKNASPEQQIEIIEDIAYPDDVRPELEQGARFFSRIRNLVATGYFTTKEGIDYLGYAGNVPNVWNGVPQDVLDKHQVSYDEKTLNECIKPEERNEIANWDNYELG, from the coding sequence ATGGACAGAAGAAAAAGTTTAAAAGCAATGGTTGCCGGAACAGTTACTTCCGGGTTTATGTTCTCAGGATGCCTGACTGACAGTGAAGAGAAGCCGGCTACAGCCGAAATCCCTCAACCGGATACCGGAGCCGGCGGATATGGCCGAACGCCGGAAGAACTGGCGAGAGACCAAGAGCTATATAAGAAAACATTCTTTAATGATCATGAAATAGCCACACTTACCGTTTTGTCTGATATTATTATTCCGGCAGACGACACTTCTCCCTCCGCATCCGAGGTAAAGGTTCCGGAATTTATAGCGTTTATCGTGAAAGACATGCCGTATCATCAAACGCCGATTCGCGGGGGACTTATGTGGCTGGATCACGAAAGCAATAAACGCTTCGATAAAATTTTTAAAAATGCCTCTCCCGAACAACAAATCGAGATCATTGAAGACATAGCCTATCCTGATGATGTCAGGCCAGAGCTAGAACAAGGTGCCAGATTCTTTTCCCGGATAAGAAACCTCGTAGCTACCGGATATTTTACTACCAAAGAGGGTATCGACTACCTTGGTTACGCAGGCAATGTACCTAATGTATGGAATGGTGTTCCTCAAGATGTACTCGACAAACATCAGGTTTCATACGATGAAAAAACCTTAAATGAATGCATTAAACCTGAAGAACGAAATGAAATTGCCAATTGGGACAATTATGAACTTGGATAA